A genomic region of Miscanthus floridulus cultivar M001 chromosome 3, ASM1932011v1, whole genome shotgun sequence contains the following coding sequences:
- the LOC136547216 gene encoding DNA-directed RNA polymerases II, IV and V subunit 9A-like, translating to MSTLKFCRECNNMLYPREDKETRTLLYACQSCEHEEIATDTCVYKRVIRKPVGEPKDVLKNAATDPSLPRTRSVRCYNCNHPEAAFFQAPTSGEQAMTLYFICCNPSCGHRWRD from the exons ATGAGCACTCTCAAGTTCTGCCGCGAATG CAACAACATGCTGTACCCGCGGGAGGACAAGGAGACGCGCACCCTCCTCTACGCGTGCCAATCTTGCGAGCATGAG GAGATTGCCACTGATACTTGTGTGTACAAAAGGGTTATCCGTAAGCCTGTTGGTGAACCCAAAGATGTCCTGAAGAATGCAGCAACTGATCCTAGTCTGCCTCGCACCAGAAGTGTTAGATGTTACAACTGCAACCATCCAGAAGCTGCTTTTTTTCAG GCCCCAACTTCGGGAGAGCAAGCCATGACACTGTACTTCATCTGCTGCAACCCAAGCTGCGGCCACAGGTGGAGGGACTGA
- the LOC136547217 gene encoding protein FAR1-RELATED SEQUENCE 5-like, translated as MRIWPWQGGDAMMHMLVAPDGGGGELQPYGAQPAEQELELLRDNADDGLEGHVRCLRCGISGNATPHMRRGPDGPRTLCNACGIAYRKGKMRRMIEAEPPIDEASLVKLVPEVGMEFVSEEKAYEFYNKYAGHVGFSVRKSTSHKSSENITKVRTFVCSREGYNRDKKSLEAKKPRLDTRIGCPARLIIKVTPDCKYRVTDFKADHNHQLAPPSTMHMLRSQRILTELQSGEAELSDDSVVTPTTKATGDLVVRQVSFLRSISLLPADYKNYLRSKRMKAMQPGDGGAILKYLQTMQMDNPSFFYTIQIDEDDKLTNFFWADQKSRDDFNYFSDVLCLDTTYKINGYGRPLALFLGVNHHKQTIIFGAAMLYDESFESYKWLFESFKIAMHGKQPAVALIDQSIPLSSAMAAAWPSTTQRICAWHVYQNSSLKHLNHVFQGSKTFAKDFSKCVFGYEDEDEFVFSWRSMLEKYDLRHNEWLSKVFAEKEQWALAYDRHIFCADIISALQAESFSSILKKFLSPQLELLSFFKHYERAVDEHRYAELQADFQASQSYPRIPPAKMLKQTAHTYTPVVFEIFRKEFELFMDSVLFSCGEAGTASEYKVASSEKSKEHFVRFDSSDCSCVCTCRKFEFMGIPCFHVLKVLDYRNIKALPQKYMLKRWRRTAKSADEDNEGNATDANGSSLNVPAPPLNHHGLQSFSAMIQDASVSNMH; from the exons ATGCGGATTTGGCCATGGCAGGGCGGTGATGCAATGATGCACATGCTAGTGGCCCCGGATGGGGGCGGAGGGGAGCTGCAGCCGTACGGCGCGCAGCCGGCGGAGCAGGAGCTGGAGCTCCTACGCGATAACGCCGATGACGGCCTCGAGGGCCACGTGCG GTGCTTGCGGTGCGGAATATCCGGCAATGCGACGCCCCATATGCGGCGTGGGCCTGATGGCCCAAGAACTCTTTGCAATGCGTGTGGCATTGCTTACAGGAAG GGGAAAATGAGAAGAATGATAGAAGCTGAACCACCCATAGATGAGGCTTCACTTGTGAAGCTGGTTCCAGAGGTAGGCATGGAATTTGTGAGTGAGGAAAAGGCATACGAATTCTACAACAAATATGCTGGGCATGTTGGCTTTAGCGTTAGGAAAAGTACATCACACAAATCTTCGGAAAATATTACCAAAGTAAGAACTTTTGTGTGCTCAAGAGAAGGCTACAACAGGGATAAAAAATCACTGGAAGCAAAGAAGCCAAGATTGGATACACGAATCGGTTGCCCGGCGAGATTGATTATAAAAGTCACACCAGACTGCAAGTATAGAGTAACTGATTTTAAAGCAGACCACAATCATCAGCTAGCCCCTCCTTCAACAATGCATATGTTAAGGTCGCAGAGGATATTGACAGAACTTCAGTCTGGAGAAGCAGAACTATCAGATGATTCTGTAGTGACACCAACAACAAAAGCAACCGGTGATCTTGTTGTGAGACAAGTCAGTTTCCTTCGGAGTATCTCTCTCCTCCCAGCTGATTACAAGAATTATCTCCGTTCGAAGCGTATGAAGGCCATGCAACCTGGTGATGGTGGAGCAATATTGAAGTATTTACAGACAATGCAAATGGACAACCCCTCGTTCTTTTACACTATACAAATCGATGAGGATGACAAACTGACTAACTTCTTTTGGGCAGACCAAAAATCTAGAGATGACTTCAACTATTTCAGTGATGTGCTCTGCTTAGATACAACATACAAAATAAATGGATATGGTAGACCACTTGCGTTATTCCTTGGTGTGAATCACCATAAACAAACAATTATTTTTGGTGCAGCTATGCTTTATGATGAATCATTTGAATCATACAAGTGGCTTTTTGAGAGTTTTAAGATCGCTATGCATGGAAAACAGCCTGCAGTAGCTTTGATAGATCAATCTATTCCATTGAGTAGTGCAATGGCAgctgcttggccaagtaccacTCAACGAATTTGTGCTTGGCATGTGTATCAGAATTCTTCTCTTAAGCACCTCAATCATGTTTTCCAAGGTTCGAAGACATTTGCAAAGGACTTTAGCAAATGTGTCTTTGGctatgaggatgaagatgaaTTCGTGTTTTCATGGAGAAGTATGCTGGAAAAGTATGATCTTAGACATAATGAATGGTTGTCTAAAGTGTTTGCTGAGAAGGAACAATGGGCCTTGGCATATGATAGACATATATTTTGTGCTGACATCATAAGTGCACTTCAAGCCGAGAGTTTCAGTAGTATTTTGAAGAAATTCTTGAGTCCTCAATTGGAGCTGCTGTCCTTCTTCAAGCACTATGAAAGAGCAGTGGATGAACATCGCTATGCTGAGCTGCAAGCTGACTTCCAAGCTAGTCAGAGCTATCCAAGAATACCCCCAGCCAAGATGTTAAAGCAAACTGCTCATACATATACCCCAGTGGTGTTTGAGATCTTTCGTAAAGAGTTTGAGCTATTCATGGACTCTGTGTTATTCAGTTGTGGGGAGGCTGGGACGGCATCTGAGTACAAGGTTGCTTCATCTGAGAAATCCAAGGAACACTTTGTTCGATTTGATTCAAGTGATTGCTCCTGTGTGTGCACTTGTAGGAAGTTTGAGTTTATGGGTATCCCATGCTTTCACGTGTTGAAGGTGCTAGATTACAGAAATATCAAAGCGCTACCTCAAAAATATATGTTGAAGCGATGGAGAAGGACTGCAAAATCTGCGGATGAAGACAATGAAGGTAATGCAACAGATGCCAATGGGTCGTCATTGAATGTCCCTGCTCCTCCTTTAAATCACCATGGGCTTCAGAGCTTCAGTGCAATGATTCAA GATGCTTCTGTTTCTAATATGCATTAG
- the LOC136547215 gene encoding protein TIFY 10b-like: MAASARPGERATSFAVACSLLSRFVRQNGAAAAELGLGIKGEVEQQRMPATINLLPGTEGEEAERRKETMELFPQSAGFGVKDAAAPREQENKEKPKQLTIFYGGKVLVFDDFPADKAKDLMQLASKGSPVVQNVVLPQPSAPTAITDKAVPAPVIKPAAQADAKKPARTNASDMPIMRKASLHRFLEKRKDRLNAKAPYQTSPSDAAPVKKEPESQPWLGLGPNASEVQPEP; this comes from the exons ATGGCGGCGTCCGCGAGGCCAGGGGAGAGGGCGACCAGCTTCGCCGTCGCGTGCAGCCTCCTCAGCCGCTTCGTCCGCCAGAACGGCGCCGCGGCCGCCGAGCTAGGCCTCGGGATCAAAG gcGAGGTCGAGCAGCAGAGGATGCCGGCGACAATTAACTTGCTCCCCGGAACGGAGGGCGAGGAGgccgagaggaggaaggagaccaTGGAGCTGTTCCCGCAGAGCGCCGGGTTCGGCGTCAAGGATGCTGCTGCCCCTAG GGAGCAAGAAAATAAAGAGAAGCCTAAGCAGCTCACAATCTTCTATGGCGGGAAGGTGCTGGTGTTTGATGATTTCCCTGCCGACAAGGCAAAGGACCTGATGCAGCTGGCCAGCAAGGGCAGCCCTGTGGTACAGAACGTTGTTTTGCCTCAACCTTCTGCACCTACTGCTATCACCGACAAGGCAGTGCCTGCCCCGGTCATCAAGCCTGCTGCTCAGGCTGATGCTAAGAAGCCTGCTCGCACAAATGCTTCTG ATATGCCTATTATGAGGAAGGCGTCTCTTCACCGCTTCCTTGAGAAGAGAAAGGATCG TCTCAATGCAAAGGCACCATATCAAACTTCTCCTTCTGATGCGGCACCAGTGAAGAAGGAGCCCGAGAGCCAGCCATGGCTTGGACTAGGACCGAATGCCAGTGAAGTCCAACCTGAGCCTTAG